From a single Phragmites australis chromosome 7, lpPhrAust1.1, whole genome shotgun sequence genomic region:
- the LOC133923769 gene encoding protein FAR1-RELATED SEQUENCE 5-like — translation MDEPVASIEDVGRQEDITTVDLMGSSSLMEDSRALEIGGGPREDEQQITQNTTVTMGVETIGTISHMSGSVENEVPDEEVVHKAGQNLVTPEVGMTFQSEEKAYEMYNTYAGKVDKEDGRIANFFWADGQSIMDYKCFGDAVLFDTTFQTNKFEMPFAPILGTNHHKQTIIFGCALLFNETIESFVWLFETFLTAMSGKHPSTIFTDQDAAMAAAIAYAFPNTSHRLCLWHICLNATKHLSHVIHASDNKFLPNFKRCVYEDRSETYFIEKWHELLAKYNLENNSWMANLYALRAKWAAVYRDSFTTDMNSTQRSEGMNNVFKKRFRRKLGLSELLVECEKVAVSLHANELDADFKSRQKNPVAYIPNLPMLNTAAESYTRRMYSEFEEEFKRQFTLSCELLEAAGTNLTFFKYMQSDRGATLVLNTEDSTITCSCQMFESIGLLCKHALRVFNMNGVYNLPSQYILPRWTKYVKTGFYIEKQGTEKGDLKTQAALISRQATSLALKCSPSQELLDKLQKAIHNLNLEADTYLSEMHEKPNEVPPVPNECVLDALNGVISFKIPQVIKGSKHTRFKNVVKKKPGKKKKGAQKKGINELNTDTIVDNLSVLLKHLHSCTLSVLQGIP, via the exons ATGGATGAACCAGTAGCCTCCATAGAAGACGTTGGACGCCAAGAAGACATCACAACTGTTGACCTGATGGGATCTTCTTCTCTCATGGAGGATTCACGTGCACTAGAAATTGGTGGTGGTCCTCGAGAAGACGAACAACAGATAACACAG AACACCACGGTTACCATGGGAGTAGAGACCATCGGCACCATTTCACATATGTCTGGATCAGTGGAGAATGAAGTACCTGATGAG GAGGTGGTTCACAAAGCTGGGCAAAATTTGGTCACTCCTGAAGTTGGAATGACTTTTCAATCCGAGGAAAAGGCTTATGAGATGTACAACACCTATGCCGGTAAG GTAGACAAGGAAGATGGTCGTATAGCAAATTTCTTTTGGGCAGATGGTCAGTCTATCATGGATTACAAATGCTTTGGTGATGCTGTGTTATTTGACACCACATTTCAAACTAATAAGTTTGAAATGCCTTTTGCTCCGATTCTTGGCACCAACCATCACAAGCAAACAATAATTTTTGGATGTGCACTTCTATTTAATGAAACTATTGAATCATTTGTTTGGCTTTTTGAAACCTTTCTAACGGCAATGTCAGGAAAGCACCCAAGCACAATTTTTACAGATCAAGATGCGGCTATGGCAGCAGCAATTGCTTATGCATTCCCAAATACCAGCCACCGTCTTTGTTTGTGGCACATTTGCTTAAATGCTACTAAACATCTTAGTCATGTAATTCATGCGTCGGATAACAAGTTCTTACCAAATTTCAAAAGATGTGTGTACGAAGATAGATCAGAGACTTACTTCATAGAGAAATGGCATGAATTGTTGGCTAAATACAACCTTGAGAATAACTCATGGATGGCAAACCTATATGCTTTGAGGGCAAAGTGGGCTGCGGTATACCGTGACTCTTTTACAACAGACATGAACTCGACCCAAAGGAGTGAAGGTATGAATAATGTCTTCAAGAAAAGATTTCGTAGGAAACTCGGTCTTTCAGAACTCCTTGTAGAATGTGAGAAGGTTGCAGTTAGTCTCCATGCAAATGAGTTGGATGCTGATTTTAAGTCACGCCAAAAGAACCCAGTTGCATACATTCCAAATCTACCTATGTTGAATACTGCAGCTGAATCATATACAAGGAGAATGTATTCAGAATTTGAGGAAGAATTTAAAAGACAATTTACATTGTCTTGTGAATTGTTGGAAGCTGCAGGGACAAACTTGACATTCTTTAAGTATATGCAATCTGACCGTGGAGCAACATTAGTATTGAACACCGAAGATTCCACCATTACATGCTCTTGCCAGATGTTTGAATCCATAG GTTTATTGTGCAAGCATGCTCTTAGAGTCTTCAATATGAATGGAGTATACAATTTGCCATCGCAATATATACTGCCTAGATGGACAAAATATGTGAAAACTGGATTTTATATTGAGAAACAAGGAACTGAGAAGGGAGATTTGAAAACACAGGCAGCACTTATATCTCGACAGGCCACATCTCTTGCATTGAAGTGTTCGCCGTCACAAGAACTTCTTGATAAATTGCAGAAAGCCATACATAACTTGAACTTGGAAGCGGATACTTATCTAAGTGAGATGCATGAAAAACCCAATGAGGTTCCTCCAGTTCCAAATGAATGTGTCCTAGATGCATTAAATGGTGTAATATCATTTAAAATTCCTCAAGTAATAAAAGGTTCAAAGCATACACGTTTTAAAAATGTTGTTAAAAAGAAgccagggaagaagaagaagggtgcTCAGAAGAAAG GTATCAATGAACTCAACACTGATACAATTGTTGACAACCTATCCGTACTTCTGAAACATCTACATTCATGCACACTTTCAGTTCTTCAAGGAATCCCATAG
- the LOC133923404 gene encoding uncharacterized protein LOC133923404 encodes MGDGCSLRRVRPPARWMPRGSPFHRTAAVNCSALCFPSAPHRQTARLRIDSGLSPAFPARPSSPLTPQSPEHGAACTRGVRGGRERRLGGSTRRVWCSACSSGRLRRRAGRGEGDGSGGGGLGGAPEVAAANWEGLQRFAPSSRRHEPLPGRPRRPLRQTLWIWISLDTLGNWSDMDLQETGCGTCCSSVTHLT; translated from the exons ATGGGCGATGGGTGCAGCCTGCGGCGCGTGCGACCCCCAGCTCGATGGATGCCGCGTGGAAGCCCATTCCACCGGACGGCAGCTGTAAACTGCTCGGCCCTGTGCTTCCCATCGGCTCCACATCGGCAGACGGCTCGGCTCCGCATCGACTCAGGACTCAGCCCTGCCTTCCCAGCGCGGCCCTCCTCTCCTCTGACTCCGCAGTCGCCAGAGCACGGCGCGGCCTGTACCCGCGGTGTCCGGGGAGGTCGCGAACGACGACTGGGCGGCTCGACGAGGCGCGTCTGGTGCAGCGCCTGCAGCAGTGGTCGCCTGCGCAGACGggcagggagaggagagggagacgggagtggcggcggcggattGGGAGGAGCtccagaggtggcggcggcgaatTGGGAGGGGCTCCAGAGGTTTGCGCCGTCCTCTCGGCGACATGAGCCTCTGCCTGGGCGCCCTCGCCGTCCACTACGACAGACCCTATGGATTTGGATCAG TTTGGATACTCTGGGAAATTGGAGCGATATGGATTTGCAAGAAACAGGATGTGGCACCTGCTGCAGCAGCGTGACCCATCTGACATGA
- the LOC133923879 gene encoding LRR receptor-like serine/threonine-protein kinase RGI1 produces MRQPLPLPSPSPMRRRHLLPFLLLHLLFTASSTSAASSAEEVAFLTAWIDTTVARPPDWSPAAASPCKWSHVACDGAAGGGVTSISFQSVHLAVTVPAGLCAALPGLVSFVVSDANLTGGVPDDLWRCRRLAVLDLSGNALTGPVPPSLGNATALETLVLNSNQLSGPIPPELAGLAPSLKNLLLFDNRLSGELPPSLGELRLLESLRAGGNRDLSGPIPDSFSKLSNLVVLGLADTKISGPLPASLGQLQSLETLSIYTTALSGAIPPELGNCSNLTYIYLYENSLSGPLPPSLGALPQLQKLLLWQNALTGPIPESFGNLTSLVSLDLSINAISGTIPASLGRLSALQDLMLSDNNITGTIPPTLANATLLMQLQLDTNEISGLIPPELGRLYGLQVLFAWQNQLEGAIPATLANLANLQALDLSHNHLTGVMPPGLFLLRNLTKMLLLSNDLSGPLPPEIGKAASLVRLRLGGNRIAGSIPAAVSGMKSINFLDLGSNRLAGLVPAELGNCSQLQMLDLSNNSLTGPLPESLAAVHGLQELDVSHNQLTGAVPDAFGRLETLSRLVLSGNSLSGPIPVALGQCRSLELLDLSDNELTGNIPDELCGIDGLDIALNLSRNGLTGPIPAKISALSKLSVLDLSYNALDGSLAPLARLDNLVTLNVSNNNFSGYLPDTKLFRQLSTSSLAGNAGLCTKGGDVCFVSIDANGHPVMNTAEEAQRVRRLKLAIALLVTATVAMLLGMIGILRARRMGIGGKNGDGSSDSEAGGELAWPWQFTPFQKLSFSVEQVVRNLVDANIIGKGCSGVVYRVSIDTGEVIAVKKLWPNTHAATAACKDDGTSGRVRDSFSAEVRTLGSIRHKNIVRFLGCCWNKSTRLLMYDYMANGSLGAVLHERRGGGAQLEWDVRYRIVLGAAQGLAYLHHDCVPPIVHRDIKANNILIGLDFEAYIADFGLAKLVEDGDFGRSSNTVAGSYGYIAPEYGYMTKITEKSDVYSYGVVVLEVLTGKQPIDPTIPAGLHVVDWVRRCKGGVDILDPALQGRSSSEVEEMLQVMGVALLCVSPTPDDRPTMKDVAAMLKEIRLEREDFANVDVLLKGGSSPPHAPTAIAAKTTAASSTSSTPPYRQGPSNSHSNSCSSSSLSAIYSSSKAKSPFG; encoded by the exons ATGCGGCAGCCGTTGCCATTGCCATCGCCAAGCCCcatgcgccgccgccacctcctccccttcctcttACTCCACCTCCTCTTCACCGCCTCCTCTACTTCTGCTGCGAGCTCAGCAgaggaggtggcttttctgacGGCGTGGATCGACACCACGGTGGCGCGGCCGCCGGActggtcgccggcggcggcgtcccCGTGCAAATGGTCGCACGTCGCTTGcgacggcgccgccggcggGGGCGTCACGTCCATTAGCTTCCAGTCGGTGCACCTAGCGGTGACGGTCCCCGCGGGCCTCTGCGCCGCGCTACCCGGGTTGGTGTCGTTTGTGGTCTCTGACGCCAATCTGACTGGCGGCGTCCCCGACGACCTGTGGCGGTGCCGCCGCCTCGCCGTGTTGGACCTCAGCGGGAACGCGCTCACCGGGCCCGTCCCGCCGTCGCTCGGCAACGCGACGGCGCTGGAGACGCTGGTGCTCAACTCCAACCAGCTGTCAGGTCCCATCCCGCCGGAGCTCGCCGGCCTCGCGCCGTCGCTCAAGAACCTGCTTCTGTTCGACAATCGCCTCTCCGGCGAGCTCCCGCCGTCGCTCGGAGAGCTGCGGCTGCTCGAGTCGCTGCGCGCCGGCGGCAACCGCGATCTATCGGGACCGATACCGGACTCCTTCTCCAAGCTCTCCAACCTCGTCGTGCTCGGCCTCGCTGACACCAAGATCTCAGGCCCGCTCCCGGCATCGCTCGGCCAGCTCCAGAGCCTGGAGACGCTGTCCATCTACACGACGGCGCTCTCCGGCGCCATCCCTCCGGAGCTCGGCAACTGCTCCAACCTCACCTACATCTACCTCTACGAGAACTCGCTCTCAGGCCCGCTGCCGCCGTCGCTCGGCGCGCTGCCGCAGCTGCAGAAGCTGCTGCTGTGGCAGAACGCGCTCACTGGCCCCATCCCGGAGTCCTTCGGCAACCTCACGTCGCTGGTGTCTCTGGACCTCTCCATCAACGCCATCTCCGGCACCATCCCGGCGTCGCTCGGGCGGCTGTCGGCGCTGCAGGACCTCATGCTCAGCGACAACAACATCACCGGCACCATCCCACCGACTCTCGCCAATGCCACGTTGCTGATGCAGCTGCAGCTCGACACCAACGAGATCTCCGGCCTCATCCCACCGGAGCTCGGCCGCCTCTACGGCCTGCAGGTTCTCTTCGCGTGGCAGAACCAGCTCGAGGGCGCCATCCCGGCGACGCTCGCTAACCTCGCGAACCTCCAGGCGCTCGACCTCTCGCACAACCACCTCACCGGCGTCATGCCGCCGGGACTCTTCCTGCTGCGCAACCTCACCAAGATGCTGCTCCTGTCCAACGACCTGTCCGGACCGCTGCCGCCCGAGATCGGCAAGGCGGCCAGCCTCGTGCGGCTGCGGCTCGGCGGCAACCGGATCGCTGGGTCGATACCCGCGGCGGTGTCCGGCATGAAGAGCATCAACTTCCTCGACCTTGGCAGCAACCGTCTCGCCGGGCTGGTGCCTGCCGAGCTCGGCAACTGCTCGCAGCTACAGATGCTTGATCTGAGCAACAACTCCCTGACCGGGCCACTGCCGGAGTCGCTTGCCGCGGTGCACGGCCTGCAGGAGCTCGACGTCTCGCACAACCAGCTCACCGGCGCCGTGCCCGACGCGTTCGGGCGGCTTGAGACGTTGAGCAGGCTGGTGCTCAGCGGCAACTCACTGTCTGGGCCGATACCGGTGGCGCTCGGGCAATGCCGCAGCCTTGAGCTCCTCGACCTCAGTGACAATGAGCTCACCGGGAACATCCCCGACGAGCTCTGCGGTATCGACGGGCTCGACATTGCGCTGAATTTGAGCCGGAACGGCCTCACTGGGCCGATACCGGCGAAGATATCGGCGCTGAGCAAGCTCTCGGTGCTCGACCTCTCGTACAACGCGCTCGACGGTAGCCTCGCGCCGCTCGCCAGGCTGGACAATCTTGTCACGCTCAACGTGTCTAACAACAACTTCTCCGGCTACCTCCCCGACACAAAGCTCTTCCGGCAGCTCTCGACTTCCAGTCTCGCCGGCAATGCCGGGCTCTGCACCAAAGGTGGGGACGTGTGCTTCGTGAGCATCGACGCCAACGGCCACCCGGTGATGAACACCGCCGAGGAGGCGCAGCGTGTGCGCCGCCTCAAGCTGGCCATCGCGCTGCTGGTTACGGCAACGGTGGCAATGTTGCTCGGCATGATCGGCATACTGAGGGCGCGGCGGATGGGGATCGGCGGGAAGAACGGCGACGGCAGCAGCGACTCTGAGGCCGGCGGGGAGCTGGCGTGGCCATGGCAGTTCACGCCGTTCCAAAAGCTGAGCTTCTCGGTGGAGCAGGTGGTGAGGAACCTCGTGGACGCCAACATCATCGGCAAAGGCTGCTCCGGCGTGGTGTACCGCGTGAGCATCGACACCGGTGAGGTGATCGCCGTCAAGAAGCTGTGGCCCAACACCCACGCGGCGACGGCAGCGTGTAAGGACGATGGCACGAGCGGCCGCGTCCGCGACTCGTTCTCAGCGGAGGTGCGCACGCTGGGCTCCATCCGGCACAAGAACATCGTGCGGTTCctcggctgctgctggaacaaGAGCACCCGGCTCCTCATGTACGACTACATGGCCAACGGCAGCCTCGGCGCGGTGCTCCAcgagcgccgcggcggcggcgcgcagcTGGAGTGGGACGTCCGGTACCGCATCGTGCTCGGCGCCGCGCAGGGGCTCGCGTACCTGCACCACGACTGCGTGCCGCCGATCGTCCACCGCGACATCAAGGCAAACAACATCCTCATCGGCCTCGACTTCGAGGCCTACATCGCCGACTTCGGCCTCGCCAAGCTCGTCGAGGATGGCGACTTTGGGCGGTCGTCCAACACTGTCGCCGGCTCCTATGGCTACATTGCCCCTG AGTACGGGTACATGACGAAGATCACAGAGAAGAGCGACGTCTACAGCTACGGCGTGGTGGTGCTGGAGGTCCTGACCGGCAAGCAGCCGATCGACCCCACGATCCCTGCCGGCCTTCACGTGGTCGACTGGGTGCGCCGGTGCAAGGGAGGCGTGGACATTCTCGACCCGGCCCTCCAGGGCCGGTCCAGCtcggaggtggaggagatgcTGCAGGTCATGGGCGTCGCGCTGCTTTGCGTGAGCCCGACGCCCGACGACCGGCCGACGATGAAGGACGTCGCGGCGATGCTCAAGGAGATCCGGCTTGAGCGCGAGGACTTCGCCAACGTGGATGTCCTCCTCAAGGGAGGCTCATCGCCTCCTCACGCTCCCACGGCAATAGCAGCCAAGACGACCGCCGCATCGTCGACGTCGAGCACGCCGCCGTACCGGCAAGGCCCGAGCAACAGCCACAGCaacagctgcagcagcagcagcttgtcTGCCATCTACTCCTCATCCAAGGCCAAGTCACCCTTTGGCTGA